The genomic stretch AGATCGCCATTGGCCTGGTGCGCGAAAAGATGCGCGAGGACGTCAAGGCGCGCGCCCACGTCAACGCCGAGGAACGCGTGCTGGAAGCACTGGTCGGCAAGACGGCAAGCCCGGCGACGCGCGACAGTTTCCGCAAGAAGCTGCGCGACGGCGAACTCGATGACAAGGAGATCGAGATCGAAGTGGCCGACACCGGCACTGGCGGTATGCCCGGATTCGAGATTCCCGGCATGCCGGGCGCCAATATCGGTGTGCTAAACATCAACGACATGCTGTCGAAGGCGATGGGTGGCAAGAAAACCAAGTCGCGCAAGACGACCGTCAAGGAATCCTACGCGCTGCTGGTCAATGACGAGTCCGACAAGCTGCTCGACCAGGACGAAGTGGTGCGGCGGGCACTCGATGCGACGGAGAATGACGGCATCGTCTTCCTCGACGAGATCGACAAGATCGCGTCGCGCGAAGGCGGCATGGGCGCCGGCGTCTCTCGCGAAGGCGTGCAGCGCGACCTGCTGCCGCTGATCGAGGGCACCACGGTGGCGACCAAATACGGGCCGTTGAAGACGGATCACATCCTGTTCATCGCTTCCGGCGCCTTCCATGTCTCGAAGCCGTCCGACCTGCTGCCGGAATTGCAGGGCCGCCTGCCTATCCGCGTCGAGTTGCGCGCGTTGGAGAAGGACGATTTCGTCCGCATCCTGACCGAGACGGAAGCCAGCCTGATCAAGCAGTACATCGCGCTGATGAAGACCGAAGGCGTCGACCTGACCTTCACCGACGACGCCATCGATTCGCTGGCCGGCATTGCCGTCGACCTCAATGCCAGCGTCGAGAACATCGGCGCCAGGCGGCTGCAGACGGTGATGGAGCGGGTGCTGGACGAGATTTCGTATGATGCGCCCGACCGCAACGGCACATCGGTCACCATCGACGCAGCCTATGTGGAAAAGCACGTCGGCGATCTGTCGCGAAACACAGATTTGTCGCGATTTATCCTTTAAACAACGGCGCCGGCTGGTCCGGCGCCGGTTCAGGCAACGACTTCCGGCAGAACAAGCATGTGTGGCCAGATAGTACCATCTGGCCACCTTTCGTCTTGGTGGGCTAAGGGGCGCTCTCGACTCAACCCTGAGCACTACCCTAGTTTGCGCGGCAATTCTCGATCTCTGGTTTGACGCACTTCCGGACGGAAATCCGTTTCATACTTTTCCTGAAATTGCTTGGGCGGCGGCGCATGAAAAAACTGATCCTGGTCATTCTCGGCTTGACGCTGGCGGCGACGCTGTTCGCCGCCGATGCGGCGACATTGGTGCCGGCGGGGAACCGAAACGCCGAGCAGCCCGACATTCCAGGCGCTTCGAGCCGGCGCACGCAGGCGACCAACACCACCTTCCAGGCGAAATACCGCAAGGTCTATGCCTTGCTGCAGAACGACACCGATCTGCGCGGCAAGATCAAGAAGGCTGCCGCCGCCTACGGCATCGATCCGATGCACATTGTCGGCGCCATCGTCGGCGAGCACACCTACAATGTCGACGCCTATGACCGGCTGCAGACCTACTACGTCAAGGCGATCTCCTATCTCTCCAGCAAGCTGTCCTTCGCCTATGACGGCGAGGACATCACCGATTTCGTGCAGCGCCCGGAATTCAAGAAATGCGCAGCAATGTCCGACAGTTACGATCTGTGGGAATGCCGCGAGCAGGTGTGGAACCATGCGTTTCGCGGCAAGAATGTTGGCGGCGAGGACTTCCCCGACGACCGTTTCGGCGCCACCTTCTTCCAGCCTTACTATGCCGGTCAGACTTTTGGGCTTGGCCAGTTGAACCCGCTCACCGCCCTGCAGATGAGCGATCTCGTGCACAAGGTGTCGGGCCTGCCGAAGCTCGATGTCGGCGACCCCAATTCGGTCTACAAGACCATCATGGATCCGGACCTGACCTTGCCCTATGTCGCCGCGACGATCCGGAAATCGATCGATGCCTACAAGAGCATTGCCGGCTTCGACATTTCCGGCAATCCCGGACTGACCGCCACCCTCTACAATGTCGGCAATCCGGAACAGCGCGCCTATGCGCTGAAAGCGGAGAACGACAAGCGCCGCGCCGCCGGCGAACAGGCCAAACTGCCGGAAGAGAATTATTACGGCTGGCTGGTCAACGACAAGCTGCCGGAGCTCAAGGCGCTATTTTAGGACTCAGATCGGCTTCAGGCCGCCAGCAACGACTTCAGCTTGACGGCCTGTGATCCCAGCGCCTCCGGCGCCGGCTTGGCCCGCTTGCCGATCAGCATTTCGGCCAGCCGGGTGTCGCGCGCGACCGCATTGCCGGGACCGATGCCGCTGGCCGCCACGAGCCTGCCGTCCTCGGCCAGATGGAAGAGGATGAAAGCGCCGTCGCCGAGATCGCGGCGCACGGTGCCGCGGCCTTCGTCCGAGAGTCCGGCGATCTGGAGGCTCAACCCATACTGATCCGACCAGAACCACGGCACCGCGGCATGCGCCTCGGCGGCGCCGAGCATGTTTTTCGCCGCCAGCGCGCCCTGTTCCTGCGCATTGCGCCAGGCCTCCAGCCGCACGCGGCGTCCGCCATAGACGGCAAGCGGGAACGAACAGCAGTCGCCGGCGGCAAAAATGTCGGGATCGCTGCTGCGCAGCTCGGCATCGACAGCGATGCCGTTGTCGATGGTCAGGCCGGCTTCGGCCGCCAGCCCGGTCACCGGCACGGCGCCAATGCCGATAATGGCAAAGTCGGCTGATATTTCGCGCCCGCCGGAAAGCGCTATGCGCACTTGGCTGCCGTCGTCGGCGATGGTGGCAATGCCTTGGCCGCACACTATGTCGACGCCTTCGGCGACATGCGCCTGATGGATGACTTCGGCGATCTCGGCCGGCACGCCGCGCATCAGGATGCGCGGCTGCGCCTCGATGACGGTGACCGCAGCGCCGAGCTTGCGGGCCGCGGCGGCGAGTTCGAGACCGATGAAGCCGCCCCCGATGACGGCAATGCGGTTGCCGGGGCCGAGATGGGCGCGGATTGCCAGCGCATCGGCAAAGGTCCTGAGATAGACGCAGCGCGCGCCAAGACCCGGCATCGGCAGCTTGCGCGGGGCCGAGCCGGTGGCCAGCAGCAGCTTGTCGTAGGCAAGCACCGAACCATCCGCCAGGCGCACCCTATGCACCGCGCGATCGATCGCCACGGCCTGGATGGAATGGATATGCCGGATCGATTTCTCGGCCAGGATCGCGTCGCTGGCGATCGCCTTGATTTCAGGCGCGTCGCTGATCATCGCGTCCTTGGACAGCGGCGGTCGCTCGTAGGGCAGATGCGGCTCGTCGCCGACCAGCGTCACCGGCCCGTCATAGCCGAGATCACGCAGCGTGAGTGCCGCTCGCCCGCCGCATTCGCCGGCGCCGATGATGACCATGCCGCGCGCCATCTCAGTCATCCGATCTGAATCAGGACTTTGCCGGCATCGACCTTGACGGGATAAGTTTTCAGATTGACGCAGACCGGTGCGCCGCGGGCATCACCCGTCTTGTAGTTGAAGCGGCCATTGTGCTTGGGGCATTCGATAATGTCGTCCATCACCAGACCGTCGGCGAGATGCACCTTCTCATGCGTGCAGAGTCCGTCCGTGGCGAAAAATTCGTCGTCGGGGCTGCGATAGATGGCGAAGGTGCGCCCGCCATGATCGAAGCGCATCACGTCTTCGTCATCGATGTCATCGGCAGCACAGGCCTCGACCCAGTCGCTCATTCAGTCCTCCCATAAATCAGTATGGCACGATCATTCCGCCGCAGCGGCAACGGCATCGCCATGGAATTCCTCGCGGTACGGCCTGGCGGTCGGCGGCAGTTCGCGCTTGAGGAAATAGTCCTCGTTGCGCAGCTGGCGCAGGAAGGCCGGGATCATCTCGCGGTAGCCGGCCAGGATCGACGGCGTCGGCGCCGGCAAATCATGCTTGATCAGCGCATGCAGCTTCGGCAGCGCGTGATAGGGCACCATCGGGAACATGTGATGTTCCACATGATAGTTCATGTTCCAGTAGATGAAGCGGCTGATCGGGTTCATGTAGACGGTGCGGCTGTTCAGCCGATGGTCGAGGACATTGTCGGCCAGACCACCATGCTGCAGCAGGCCGACCATGACGTGATGCCAGGCGCCATAGAGACGGGGCAGGCCGACCAGCATCAGCGGCAGGAATGAACCGAAGTACAGCGCCAGCGCGATGGTTGCGGCATAGATTGCGGTCCAGATGCGGGCAATGCGGATCGCCTTGGGCTGTTCCTGCTCGGGAATGAAGGTCTTTTCGGCCGGGCTGATGTTGCCGACGGCGTTGCGCAGCATGTCCGACATCGCATGCCAGGCATCGAGCACGCCGACGAAGCCGAGGGCGGCGCGAGCCAGGTCCGGCGGCCGCATGACCGAGATTTCCGGGTCGCG from Mesorhizobium sp. NZP2077 encodes the following:
- the hslU gene encoding ATP-dependent protease ATPase subunit HslU — protein: MSTFSPREIVSELDRFIIGQKDAKRAVAIALRNRWRRQQLEGQMREEVMPKNILMIGPTGVGKTEISRRLARLAGAPFVKVEATKFTEVGYVGRDVEQIIRDLVEIAIGLVREKMREDVKARAHVNAEERVLEALVGKTASPATRDSFRKKLRDGELDDKEIEIEVADTGTGGMPGFEIPGMPGANIGVLNINDMLSKAMGGKKTKSRKTTVKESYALLVNDESDKLLDQDEVVRRALDATENDGIVFLDEIDKIASREGGMGAGVSREGVQRDLLPLIEGTTVATKYGPLKTDHILFIASGAFHVSKPSDLLPELQGRLPIRVELRALEKDDFVRILTETEASLIKQYIALMKTEGVDLTFTDDAIDSLAGIAVDLNASVENIGARRLQTVMERVLDEISYDAPDRNGTSVTIDAAYVEKHVGDLSRNTDLSRFIL
- a CDS encoding DUF1402 family protein, with protein sequence MKKLILVILGLTLAATLFAADAATLVPAGNRNAEQPDIPGASSRRTQATNTTFQAKYRKVYALLQNDTDLRGKIKKAAAAYGIDPMHIVGAIVGEHTYNVDAYDRLQTYYVKAISYLSSKLSFAYDGEDITDFVQRPEFKKCAAMSDSYDLWECREQVWNHAFRGKNVGGEDFPDDRFGATFFQPYYAGQTFGLGQLNPLTALQMSDLVHKVSGLPKLDVGDPNSVYKTIMDPDLTLPYVAATIRKSIDAYKSIAGFDISGNPGLTATLYNVGNPEQRAYALKAENDKRRAAGEQAKLPEENYYGWLVNDKLPELKALF
- a CDS encoding FAD-dependent oxidoreductase; protein product: MTEMARGMVIIGAGECGGRAALTLRDLGYDGPVTLVGDEPHLPYERPPLSKDAMISDAPEIKAIASDAILAEKSIRHIHSIQAVAIDRAVHRVRLADGSVLAYDKLLLATGSAPRKLPMPGLGARCVYLRTFADALAIRAHLGPGNRIAVIGGGFIGLELAAAARKLGAAVTVIEAQPRILMRGVPAEIAEVIHQAHVAEGVDIVCGQGIATIADDGSQVRIALSGGREISADFAIIGIGAVPVTGLAAEAGLTIDNGIAVDAELRSSDPDIFAAGDCCSFPLAVYGGRRVRLEAWRNAQEQGALAAKNMLGAAEAHAAVPWFWSDQYGLSLQIAGLSDEGRGTVRRDLGDGAFILFHLAEDGRLVAASGIGPGNAVARDTRLAEMLIGKRAKPAPEALGSQAVKLKSLLAA
- a CDS encoding MocE family 2Fe-2S type ferredoxin, which codes for MSDWVEACAADDIDDEDVMRFDHGGRTFAIYRSPDDEFFATDGLCTHEKVHLADGLVMDDIIECPKHNGRFNYKTGDARGAPVCVNLKTYPVKVDAGKVLIQIG
- a CDS encoding fatty acid desaturase family protein, giving the protein MSTTPSRRDYSLTGRDAKLAVENGLSAAEWYHTDIPRKQMKELMQRSDGPAIRDTAIWIAALVVSGAGGALLWGSWWCVPFFFVYGVLYGSSTDSRWHECGHGTAFRTQWMNDAVYQIACFMIMRNPVTWRWSHTRHHTDTIIVGRDPEISVMRPPDLARAALGFVGVLDAWHAMSDMLRNAVGNISPAEKTFIPEQEQPKAIRIARIWTAIYAATIALALYFGSFLPLMLVGLPRLYGAWHHVMVGLLQHGGLADNVLDHRLNSRTVYMNPISRFIYWNMNYHVEHHMFPMVPYHALPKLHALIKHDLPAPTPSILAGYREMIPAFLRQLRNEDYFLKRELPPTARPYREEFHGDAVAAAAE